In the Chroogloeocystis siderophila 5.2 s.c.1 genome, GCCGTAATGCAAATTGCAAAAGTTCGTGGCAACGTAGTCAGCACGCAAAAAGAACCCAGTCTTCGCGGGACAAAACTGCTTTTATTACAACTCGTAGACGAAGAAGGGCAACCCTTACCAAAATACGAAGTTGCAGCAGACAACGTAGGTGCAGGAGTCGATGAGTGGGTATTGGTAAGTTGCGGTAGCGCCGCTCGCATTGTTCAAGGAAACGAGCAGCGCCCACTCGATGCTGTGGTAGTAGCGA is a window encoding:
- a CDS encoding EutN/CcmL family microcompartment protein, which translates into the protein MQIAKVRGNVVSTQKEPSLRGTKLLLLQLVDEEGQPLPKYEVAADNVGAGVDEWVLVSCGSAARIVQGNEQRPLDAVVVAIIDSVRIEDRLIYSKKDQYR